ATTGCGCACCCGACATCTGTACCAACGCCGAGCGAATCGCTTCTGCCTCTCGCTCCATTGTCCAGGGTTCTATGATTCTGGCCGACTCGGCACCCATGCGGCGTCGAAGTTCGCCATCTTCGGCCAAGCTTGTCAGCGCGAACGCCAGGCGGGCGGAGTCGCCCGCGGGAAAGATGAAACCGTTTTTTCCATGGTGCACCAGGTCGTCAACGCAACCAACGCGGTCCGATGCGACGATCGGCAGGCCGCAGAGCATGGCTTCATTCACGACCAGGCCCCATTGTTCAGAAAGTGAAGGCAGCACGAGAATGTCACTTGCGCGCATCCACTGTATGACTTCCGAGGTACTCAGTCTGCCAAGGTATCGCGCCTGCTCCGGCAAACGCGCGCAGAGCGCCTGTACTTCCTGCTGCAATTCTCCGGCACCGGCAAACACCAGATTGGCGTGGCGGCACGCTCTGGTCAACACATCCGAAACATCCGCTAGCAGCCGAATTCCTTTCTGCGGAACAAATCGTCCGACGTACAGGAATACCACCGCTTCCGGTGACAGCCCTTGCTCAGCTCTGAACACATCTCGTTGTTTGCCAGGGATGGACCGAAGTTTCTGCGTGTCGACCGTCATATGAGCTACATGAATTCGGTTTTCGGGCACACCGTAATGCCGGAAAAACTTTGCCTGCCGTGAGCCGCCCGGAAGGACAGCAGAGGGCCAGTTCAGCAGGATGGGATACAGAATCTCCTTCACTCGTTCCTTGTAGCCGGATCGAGTGGGCTGTAGTTGCGTATCCGACTCAACGGCGAACAGCACTCCGCGCAACTTCAGCGCAAGGATGGCACAGAGCGTGACCCAATGCCCCCAACCGGCCACATGCGCTACGGTGTAGCGTCCGGCGAGGATGTGCCTCAGAAGTCGCAACACGCGTGCGAACTGGCGCAACCGAAATACCGAGGAGTCGAGCAGCACGGTTATGTCCTGGACATCGGCGTCCTGTCCCCAAGGTTGTGATCCGTTGCGAAATGTGAAAACGACTTCCGCGTTGAGATCTGCGGCGCGTTGAAGATAGATCGCACGCGGCAGGACGTACGGAGTCGGTTCCAGCAGTAACACCAATGTCAGCGTGCCCGGCTGTGCCGTGGGCCGCTCTTCCGGTTGTGTCTGAGCCGCAGCGATCATCGACGCTATGCCGCCTCGGCTGCGGGAGCAGGCTGCAACTTTTTCCAAAGCGAACGCGCGGCAGCAAAGCCACCGCCGTAAACGAGACCACCGAGAGCGACCAGGAACAGCACGTTTAATTGCACATTGTGCCGTATCAGTTGAATTGTGAATCCCATGGCAGTAGCCGCTGCAAGCGAGATGCAGATGGGCTGCAGCAGCCTGGGTCGTTCGAGATCGCGGGTAAAGTAGAACGCCATTGCGGCAACTGCGAACTGGCTGACGATGGTCGTCCACACGGCGGCCAACGCTCCGAAGCGCGGCAGCAAGATGAGGTTGAGCAGAACGTTCGTGACTCCACCGGCGGCGACGGCGGCGAGATACTTTCGCTCGCGGTTGTGCGGGACCAGCCGCGAGCCGAACAGAACAGCCAAAGATGCCGAGATAAGGTTCAACATGAGCCAGCGCAAAAGGCGTTCGGAGCCGGCAAACTTAGCGCCGAGAATAAATGCTGCGATGGGCTCTGCCAGCAGGCATCCGCCGATGGCCATGGGAATTGCGAGAGAAACGGTGGCGTTCGCCATCCATTGCACGTAACGGCGCTCGCGCTCCGCGTCGCGTCCGGCGGCGCCGGAGAGCAACGGATAAAACACCTGCGCTACCACTGGCAGAAACGACATGGAAATGCTCATGACGCGATAGCTCGCGGCATAAAGGCCAACCTCAGCCTCGGTTCGCATGTAGCGCAGCATCACCGTATCGATCTGGTCGTAGAGCATGGACATCATGCTGGCCAGGCCGAGTGTAAAGCAGACGGGCAGAAATCTTCCCCACAATTCGGGAACGAAGCGCGGCAGGCCGACATGGAACTCGCGGCGAGCGCGTTGGAGCAGCAGCAGTGCGACGACGATTCCGGAAGAGATGCTGCCGAGCGGAAGCAACCAGGCATCCGATGGCTTACGCACGAAACCGAGCACAACGGCGGTGTATAGGCATTGCCCGGTAATACCCGCGACGGAGGTTCGCCACATACGCGAGTTCCCCAGAAAGAGCCACTGCAGGTCAACGGTGGCGATAAGGAAGTTAACTCCCGTGAGCAACAGCAGAGTGCGGGTGAGGCGATCTGGCGGCGCGAGTGTAAACGTAAACACGACGAGCAGCAGGTACGAACAGCACGTCAGCATCATGCGCGCGCCCATCAACTTCTGCGCTACGGCGCGCGCGGGATCTTCCGAGCGAGCGATCTCGCGCTGTCCGAAGGCGTTGAAGCCCGGCGCTGCGAGAAGGCCGAAAAAACCGGTGACAGCCAGAGCAAAACCAACCTTGCCGTAGCTCTCGGGGCCGAGCGCGCGCACTACCCATGGAAATGTCACGAGTGGCAACAGCTTGCTCACAAGATCCATTACAAGCAGGGCTACGGAGTTGTTGATGATGCGCTTTGAATCCATATAGAGGAAGTGAGGTTCGTG
Above is a genomic segment from Clostridia bacterium containing:
- a CDS encoding glycosyltransferase family 4 protein, giving the protein MIAAAQTQPEERPTAQPGTLTLVLLLEPTPYVLPRAIYLQRAADLNAEVVFTFRNGSQPWGQDADVQDITVLLDSSVFRLRQFARVLRLLRHILAGRYTVAHVAGWGHWVTLCAILALKLRGVLFAVESDTQLQPTRSGYKERVKEILYPILLNWPSAVLPGGSRQAKFFRHYGVPENRIHVAHMTVDTQKLRSIPGKQRDVFRAEQGLSPEAVVFLYVGRFVPQKGIRLLADVSDVLTRACRHANLVFAGAGELQQEVQALCARLPEQARYLGRLSTSEVIQWMRASDILVLPSLSEQWGLVVNEAMLCGLPIVASDRVGCVDDLVHHGKNGFIFPAGDSARLAFALTSLAEDGELRRRMGAESARIIEPWTMEREAEAIRSALVQMSGAQ
- a CDS encoding flippase produces the protein MDSKRIINNSVALLVMDLVSKLLPLVTFPWVVRALGPESYGKVGFALAVTGFFGLLAAPGFNAFGQREIARSEDPARAVAQKLMGARMMLTCCSYLLLVVFTFTLAPPDRLTRTLLLLTGVNFLIATVDLQWLFLGNSRMWRTSVAGITGQCLYTAVVLGFVRKPSDAWLLPLGSISSGIVVALLLLQRARREFHVGLPRFVPELWGRFLPVCFTLGLASMMSMLYDQIDTVMLRYMRTEAEVGLYAASYRVMSISMSFLPVVAQVFYPLLSGAAGRDAERERRYVQWMANATVSLAIPMAIGGCLLAEPIAAFILGAKFAGSERLLRWLMLNLISASLAVLFGSRLVPHNRERKYLAAVAAGGVTNVLLNLILLPRFGALAAVWTTIVSQFAVAAMAFYFTRDLERPRLLQPICISLAAATAMGFTIQLIRHNVQLNVLFLVALGGLVYGGGFAAARSLWKKLQPAPAAEAA